One Deinococcus psychrotolerans genomic window carries:
- a CDS encoding alpha/beta fold hydrolase: MTESGVGEPLTAVLVHGAFTDASSWAAVTDRLQSAGAAVWVPANPLRGLNRDGESIARLVRQIAGPVLLVGHAYGGAVITHAGSRAGNVRGLVFVASYGLERGQSIAGSAATWLTSLEWATDAADGAAELLIPLARFGDMFAADLSLHRQDVLAVSQRPIAAAAFTEVLGLAPAWKSLPSWFLITTEDRMIPPAAQWTAAKRMGATTLEVAASHAVLLSQPETVTVFILKALAALR; this comes from the coding sequence GTGACTGAGTCCGGCGTGGGTGAGCCGCTGACCGCCGTACTGGTTCACGGAGCTTTTACGGACGCTTCGAGCTGGGCCGCCGTCACTGACCGGCTCCAGAGTGCCGGGGCCGCCGTGTGGGTTCCGGCCAACCCACTGCGGGGCCTGAATCGCGACGGCGAGTCCATCGCCCGTCTCGTTCGTCAGATTGCGGGGCCGGTGCTGCTGGTGGGCCACGCTTACGGTGGAGCGGTGATCACTCACGCAGGGAGCCGGGCGGGCAACGTGCGCGGTCTGGTGTTCGTCGCTTCCTACGGCCTAGAGCGGGGACAGAGCATCGCCGGTTCAGCGGCAACCTGGCTTACCTCGCTGGAATGGGCGACGGACGCTGCAGATGGAGCTGCGGAACTGCTGATCCCACTGGCCCGCTTCGGGGACATGTTCGCCGCTGATCTGTCTCTCCACCGCCAAGACGTGCTGGCCGTCAGCCAGCGACCCATCGCCGCGGCCGCCTTCACCGAAGTCCTCGGACTTGCACCTGCCTGGAAGTCGCTGCCGTCCTGGTTTCTGATCACCACTGAAGACCGGATGATCCCGCCCGCTGCCCAGTGGACCGCCGCAAAACGTATGGGCGCAACCACGCTGGAAGTGGCCGCCTCACACGCCGTTCTCCTGAGTCAGCCCGAAACCGTGACGGTGTTCATCCTCAAAGCGCTCGCCGCCCTTCGCTAA
- a CDS encoding carboxymuconolactone decarboxylase family protein, with the protein MGVPIDYVRIEPGIGQALGALHTYVRKTALDPRLLHLIDIRVSQINGCAYCLDLHCEEARRDGEAQQRLDVLAAWWETELFTPTEQAALRFAEHVTRIPTDKGTDESYAQLKELFSDQEIVQLLGAVIDINAWNRLAITTSRQPKRRNTAGS; encoded by the coding sequence GTGGGCGTGCCGATTGATTACGTCCGAATCGAGCCGGGGATCGGCCAAGCCCTGGGGGCACTCCACACCTACGTTCGCAAAACGGCCCTCGATCCCCGGCTCCTCCACCTGATTGACATCCGGGTCTCGCAGATCAACGGCTGCGCCTACTGCCTTGACCTGCACTGTGAGGAGGCCCGCCGAGACGGTGAAGCGCAGCAGCGACTGGATGTACTGGCGGCGTGGTGGGAGACCGAGCTGTTCACGCCAACCGAGCAGGCCGCTTTGAGATTCGCCGAGCACGTCACCCGAATCCCGACGGATAAAGGTACAGACGAGTCGTACGCCCAGCTCAAGGAGCTGTTCAGCGACCAGGAAATCGTTCAGCTCCTCGGCGCGGTCATCGATATCAACGCCTGGAACCGCCTGGCGATCACCACGAGTCGCCAGCCGAAACGCCGGAACACCGCTGGAAGCTGA